A genomic region of Gossypium hirsutum isolate 1008001.06 chromosome D01, Gossypium_hirsutum_v2.1, whole genome shotgun sequence contains the following coding sequences:
- the LOC107921686 gene encoding uncharacterized protein, giving the protein MVVDSLSRKEMTDLRTMLARLSLAEDGGLGCICVPNDKELRQSILKEAHSSPYAIHHDGNKMYRDLQELYWWLGLKWAPVKIPQWKWEWVTTDFVSGLPLTPIKKDLVWVIVDQLTKSAHFIPIRTDYSLQKLAKLHITEIGMLQSCVIDLRGSWEEYLPLAEFAYNNNFQSSSQMAPYEALYSCKFHTSLCWTKLSESRVLGLELVSEIENTVRLIQDRLKGASDRQNSYADLKRKGIEFSIGDQLELPSELELIHNVFHVLILRRYRSDPSHIIPVDKIELRPDLTFEKEPIQIIERDVKILRKKNVHLVKVIWRNHGIEEATWEPKKSIRRQYLYLFESGLEFELYR; this is encoded by the exons ATGGTAGTTGATTCCCTTAGCCGTAAAGAGATGACTGATCTGAGAACCATGTTAGCTCGTTTGAGTTTGGCTGAGGATGGTGGGCT AGGTTGCATTTGCGTACCTAATGATAAGGAGTTGAGGCAGTCGATCCTAAaggaggcacatagtagcccttatgctatacaCCATGATGGGAACAAGATGTATCGAGACCTCCAAGAACTCTATTGGTGGCTTGGACTGAAATGGGCG ccagttaagattccgcAGTGGAAGTGGGAGTGGGTAACAAcggattttgttagtgggttgcctttaaccCCCATTAAGAAAGATTTagtttgggtcattgttgatcagttgactaaatcagctcacttCATTCCTATCCGAACAGATTACTCCCTTCAGAAGTTAGCTAAATTGCATATTACCGAAATT GGCATGCTTCAGAGTTGTGTGATAGATTTAcggggtagttgggaggagtatcTACCGTTGGctgagtttgcatacaataacaactTCCAGTCTAGTAGTcaaatggcaccctacgaggcctTGTATAGTTGTAAGTTCCATACTTCGTTATGTTGGACAAAATTAAGTGAAAGTCGGGTTCTAGGTCTCGAGCTAGTTTCTGAAATTGAGAACACTGTGAGATTAATTCAAGATCGTCTGAAAGGTGCCTCAGATCGACAGAATTCTTATGctgatttaaaaaggaaaggtatcGAGTTTTCTATAGGGGATCAG TTAGAATTACCATCAGAGTTAGAGttgattcacaatgtgtttcatgtcttGATATTGAGACGATATCGATCTGACCCATCGCATATTATTCCTGTCGACAAGATTGAGTTGCGACCGGATTTAACATTCGAAAAGGAACCTATTCAGATCATAGAACGTGACGTTAAGATACTGAGGAAGAAAAATGTTCATCTAGTGAAAGTTATATGGCGGAATCATGGCattgaggaagctacgtgggaacccaaaAAATCGATTCGACGACAGTACCTGTatctgtttgaatcag